In a single window of the Notamacropus eugenii isolate mMacEug1 chromosome 4, mMacEug1.pri_v2, whole genome shotgun sequence genome:
- the TRIR gene encoding telomerase RNA component interacting RNase isoform X2 produces the protein MSLRGLLPSKGRRRGEERGRSDGEKGCCFPESFARKPRGGRALRGAGSLPSVLCAAPGHKMAARGRRAEPAGREPSGPAGGGAGGGGGSRWPGPGGAGAESGAGSGAGEEEEDAAAASGPASGGVNLFANDGSFLELFKRKMEEEEERRRQRQQQSPDEPPAPPGAAAPVAPAGGEPKRRSGPGPAALSFVGQAGHGLVLHDRHEELR, from the exons ATGAGTCTCAGGGGCCTCCTCCCCTCCAAGGGAAGGCGACGAGGGGAGGAGCGTGGGAGGAGTGATGGAGAGAAAGGATGttgcttcccagaatcctttgcCCGGAAGCCGCGGGGAGGGAGGGCTTTGCGCGGGGCCGGGAGCCTTCCCAGCGTCCTTTGCGCGGCACCTGGTCACAAAATGGCGGCCCGAGGGAGACGGGCGGAGCCTGCGGGCCGGGAGCCGTCGGGCCCCGCGGGCGGCGGCGCCGGCGGAGGCGGCGGGAGCCGGTGGCCCGGGCCGGGCGGCGCCGGGGCCGAGTCCGGGGCGGGCTCGGGAGccggggaggaggaggaggacgcgGCGGCGGCGTCGGGCCCGGCCTCGGGGGGCGTGAACCTGTTTGCCAACGATGGCAGCTTCCTGGAGCTGTTCAAGcggaagatggaggaggaggaggagcggcggcggcagcggcagcagcagagCCCGGACGAGCCGCCCGCGCCCCCGGGGGCCGCCGCCCCTGTCGCCCCCGCCGGCGGCGAGCCGAAGAGGAGGAGCGGGCCCGGCCCGGCGGCGCTCAGCTTC GTTGGCCAGGCTGGGCACGGCTTGGTACTACACGACAGGCATGAGGAGCTAAGATGA
- the TRIR gene encoding telomerase RNA component interacting RNase isoform X1 — protein sequence MAARGRRAEPAGREPSGPAGGGAGGGGGSRWPGPGGAGAESGAGSGAGEEEEDAAAASGPASGGVNLFANDGSFLELFKRKMEEEEERRRQRQQQSPDEPPAPPGAAAPVAPAGGEPKRRSGPGPAALSFVGKRRGGNKLALKTGIVAKKQKTEDEVMTSKGDAWAKYMAEVKKYKAHQCSDDDKTRPLVK from the exons ATGGCGGCCCGAGGGAGACGGGCGGAGCCTGCGGGCCGGGAGCCGTCGGGCCCCGCGGGCGGCGGCGCCGGCGGAGGCGGCGGGAGCCGGTGGCCCGGGCCGGGCGGCGCCGGGGCCGAGTCCGGGGCGGGCTCGGGAGccggggaggaggaggaggacgcgGCGGCGGCGTCGGGCCCGGCCTCGGGGGGCGTGAACCTGTTTGCCAACGATGGCAGCTTCCTGGAGCTGTTCAAGcggaagatggaggaggaggaggagcggcggcggcagcggcagcagcagagCCCGGACGAGCCGCCCGCGCCCCCGGGGGCCGCCGCCCCTGTCGCCCCCGCCGGCGGCGAGCCGAAGAGGAGGAGCGGGCCCGGCCCGGCGGCGCTCAGCTTC GTGGGCAAGCGGAGAGGCGGGAACAAGCTAGCCCTCAAGACAGGAATAGTAGCCAAGAAGCAGAAGACGGAGGATGAG GTTATGACAAGTAAAGGAGACGCTTGGGCCAAGTACATGGCGGAAGTGAAAAAATACAAGGCACATCAGTGCAGTGATGATGACAAAACCCGGCCCCTGGTGAAGTAG
- the LOC140500055 gene encoding RING finger protein 11-like, translating to MGNCLSSQRSGTGAGDEAGAGAADDLSLLNDSRDGSSFPGDPPPPPPPPPPPSRAREPIPVYHPSPSQSRLATQLTEEEQIRIAQRIGLIQHLPKGIFDPGSEGSEKKMKECVICMLDFVYGDAIRFLPCLHTYHVHCIDDWLMRSLTCPSCMEPVDAALLSSYETS from the exons ATGGGGAACTGTCTGTCGTCGCAGCGGTCCGGCACCGGAGCTGGGGACGAGGCGGGGGCCGGAGCCGCAGACGACCTGTCGCTGCTTAACGACTCCAGAGACGGGAGCAGCTTTCCCGGGgatccgccgccgccgccgccaccgccccCGCCTCCCAGCAGG GCACGGGAGCCAATCCCAGTGTACCACCCATCTCCAAGCCAGAGCCGACTGGCCACACAGCTCACAGAGGAGGAGCAGATCCGCATCGCCCAGAGAATTGGCCTCATCCAGCACCTACCCAAGGGCATCTTCGACCCCGGCTCTGAGGGGTccgaaaagaaaatgaaaga GTGTGTGATCTGCATGTTGGACTTTGTGTATGGGGATGCCATACGCTTCTTGCCATGCCTGCACACCTACCACGTCCACTGCATTGATGACTGGCTCATGCGCTCTCTCACATGTCCCTCTTGCATGGAGCCAGTGGATGCAGCCCTGCTTTCCTCCTATGAGACAAGCTGA
- the TNPO2 gene encoding transportin-2 isoform X2, with the protein MDWQPDEQGLQQVLQLLKDSQSPNTATQRVVQDKLKQLNQFPDFNNYLIFVLTRLKSEDEPTRSLSGLILKNNVKAHYQSFPPPVADFIKQECLNNIGDASSLIRATIGILITTIASKGELQMWPELLPQLCNLLNSEDYNTCEGAFGALQKICEDSSELLDSDALNRPLNIMIPKFLQFFKHCSPKIRSHAIACVNQFIMDRAQALMDNIDTFIEHLFALAVDEDPEVRKNVCRALVMLLEVRIDRLIPHMHSIIQYMLQRTQDHDENVALEACEFWLTLAEQPICKEVLSSHLVQLIPILVNGMKYSEIDIILLKGDVEEDEAIPDSEQDIKPRFHKSRTVTLPHEEERPEDPEDPEEDDDDDDDTLSDWNLRKCSAAALDVLANVFREELLPHLLPLLKGLLFHPEWVIKESGILVLGAIAEGCMQGMVPYLPELIPHLIQCLSDKKALVRSIACWTLSRYAHWVVSQPPDMHLKPLMTELLKRILDGNKRVQEAACSAFATLEEEACTELVPYLSFILDTLVFAFGKYQHKNLLILYDAIGTLADSVGHHLNQPEYIQKLMPPLIQKWNELKDEDKDLFPLLECLSSVATALQSGFLPYCEPVYQRCVTLVQKTLAQAMMYNQHPDQYEAPDKDFMIVALDLLSGLAEGLGGQVEQLVARSNIMTLLFQCMQDTMPEVRQSSFALLGDLTKACFMHVKPCIAEFMPILGTNLNPEFISVCNNATWAIGEICMQMGAEMQPYVQMVLNNLVEIINRPNTPKTLLENTAITIGRLGYVCPQEVAPMLQQFIRPWCTSLRNIRDNEEKDSAFRGICMMIGVNPGGVVQDFIFFCDAVASWVSPKDDLRDMFYKILHGFKDQVGEENWQQFSEQFPPLLKERLAAFYGV; encoded by the exons ATGGACTGGCAGCCAGATGAACAGGGCCTTCAGCAGGTCCTCCAGCTCCTCAAGGACTCCCAGTCCCCCAACACGGCCACTCAGCGAGTTGTCCAGGAC AAACTAAAGCAGCTAAACCAATTTCCTGACTTTAACAACTACTTGATTTTTGTCCTGACGAGATTGAAGTCAGAAG ATGAACCAACACGCTCCCTCAGTGGcctcattctgaagaacaatgtGAAGGCACATTACCAGAGCTTTCCCCCACCAGTGGCTGACTTTATAAAGCAAGAGTGTCTCAACAATATTGGTGATGCCTCCTCACTCATCCGAGCCACTATTG GTATCCTTATCACTACCATTGCTTCCAAGGGAGAGCTCCAGATGTGGCCAGAACTGCTGCCCCAATTGTGTAACCTGCTCAATTCTGAGGACTACAACACATGTGAG GGGGCCTTTGGAGCCTTACAGAAGATCTGTGAAGACTCGTCAGAGCTCTTGGACAGTGATGCGCTCAACCGGCCCTTGAACATTATGATCCCCAAATTCTTGCAGTTTTTCAAGCACTGTAGCCCCAAGATCCG GTCCCATGCCATTGCTTGTGTAAATCAGTTCATTATGGACCGGGCCCAGGCACTGATGGACAACATTGATACCTTCATTGAG CACCTGTTTGCCCTGGCGGTGGATGAGGACCCAGAGGTTCGGAAGAACGTGTGCCGGGCGCTGGTCATGCTGCTGGAAGTCCGGATCGATCGGCTCATCCCCCACATGCATAGTATCATTCAG TATATGCTGCAAAGGACTCAGGACCATGATGAAAATGTGGCCTTGGAGGCCTGCGAGTTCTGGCTGACGCTAGCAGAACAACCCATCTGCAAGGAAGTCTTGTCATCCCACCTGGTGCA gctgaTTCCTATTTTGGTGAATGGGATGAAGTACTCTGAGATAGACATCATCCTGCTCAAG GGTGATGTGGAGGAGGATGAAGCCATTCCAGACAGTGAACAAGACATCAAGCCTCGTTTCCACAAGTCTCGCACAGTGACGCTGCCTCATGAGGAGGAGCGACCTGAAGACCCTGAGGATCCtgaggaggatgatgatgatgatgatgacaccTTGTCTGACTGGAACTTGA GGAAGTGCTCAGCAGCAGCATTAGACGTCTTGGCCAATGTGTTCCGGGAGGAGCTGCTTCCTCACCTGCTGCCTTTGCTGAAGGGGCTGCTTTTCCACCCAGAGTGGGTCATCAAGGAGTCTGGGATCCTGGTCCTAGGAGCCATTGCTGAGG GCTGTATGCAAGGTATGGTTCCATACTTGCCTGAGCTCATTCCCCACCTGATCCAGTGCTTGTCGGACAAGAAGGCTTTGGTACGATCCATTGCCTGCTGGACACTGAGCCGCTATGCCCACTGGGTGGTCAGCCAGCCGCCAGACATGCATTTGAAACCTTTGATGACTGAACTGCTGAAGCGAATCCTGGATGGCAACAAGCGTGTGCAGGAGGCAGCCTGCAG TGCCTTTGCTACCCTGGAGGAGGAGGCCTGCACAGAGCTGGTCCCTTACCTGAGCTTTATCCTGGACACTCTTGTGTTCGCCTTTGGCAAGTACCAACACAAGAACCTCTTGATCCTGTATGATGCCATTGGGACCCTTGCTGACTCTGTGGGCCACCACCTCAATCAGCCA GAATACATCCAAAAGCTGATGCCCCCCCTGATCCAGAAGTGGAATGAATTGAAAGATGAAGACAAGGACCTCTTCCCATTATTAGAA TGCTTGTCATCTGTGGCTACAGCCCTGCAGAGTGGGTTCCTGCCCTACTGTGAGCCTGTGTATCAGCGCTGTGTCACGCTTGTCCAGAAGACGCTGGCCCAAGCTATG ATGTACAACCAACATCCAGACCAGTATGAGGCCCCTGACAAGGACTTCATGATTGTGGCCCTAGACCTCCTCAGTGGGCTGGCTGAAGGTTTGGGAGGCCAAGTGGAACAGCTGGTTGCCCGAAGCAACATAATGACTTTGCTTTTCCAGTGTATGCAG GACACCATGCCAGAAGTCCGTCAGAGCTCCTTTGCTCTCCTGGGAGACCTTACCAAAGCTTGCTTCATGCATGTCAAGCCCTGCATCG CTGAGTTCATGCCAATCTTGGGCACTAACCTGAATCCTGAGTTCATCTCTGTCTGCAACAATGCCACATGGGCCATTGGGGAGATTTGCATGCAGATGG GGGCCGAGATGCAGCCATATGTGCAGATGGTCCTCAACAACCTAGTGGAAATCATCAACCGTCCCAACACCCCCAAGACCCTGTTGGAGAATACAG CCATCACCATCGGCCGCCTGGGCTACGTGTGCCCACAGGAGGTGGCGCCCATGCTCCAGCAATTCATCAGGCCCTG GTGCACATCTCTCAGGAACATCcgagacaatgaggagaaggacTCAGCCTTCCGGGGCATCTGTATGATGATCGGGGTGAACCCAGGAGGGGTTGTGCAG gattttattttcttctgtgatgcTGTGGCCTCCTGGGTGAGCCCTAAGGATGACCTGCGGGACATGTTTTATAAG aTACTCCACGGCTTCAAAGATCAGGTGGGAGAAGAGAACTGGCAGCAGTTTTCAGAGCAGTTCCCACCCCTGCTGAAGGAGAGATTAGCTGCCTTCTACGGCGTCTAG
- the TNPO2 gene encoding transportin-2 isoform X1, whose amino-acid sequence MDWQPDEQGLQQVLQLLKDSQSPNTATQRVVQDKLKQLNQFPDFNNYLIFVLTRLKSEDEPTRSLSGLILKNNVKAHYQSFPPPVADFIKQECLNNIGDASSLIRATIGILITTIASKGELQMWPELLPQLCNLLNSEDYNTCEGAFGALQKICEDSSELLDSDALNRPLNIMIPKFLQFFKHCSPKIRSHAIACVNQFIMDRAQALMDNIDTFIEHLFALAVDEDPEVRKNVCRALVMLLEVRIDRLIPHMHSIIQYMLQRTQDHDENVALEACEFWLTLAEQPICKEVLSSHLVQLIPILVNGMKYSEIDIILLKGDVEEDEAIPDSEQDIKPRFHKSRTVTLPHEEERPEDPEDPEEDDDDDDDTLSDWNLRKCSAAALDVLANVFREELLPHLLPLLKGLLFHPEWVIKESGILVLGAIAEGCMQGMVPYLPELIPHLIQCLSDKKALVRSIACWTLSRYAHWVVSQPPDMHLKPLMTELLKRILDGNKRVQEAACSAFATLEEEACTELVPYLSFILDTLVFAFGKYQHKNLLILYDAIGTLADSVGHHLNQPEYIQKLMPPLIQKWNELKDEDKDLFPLLECLSSVATALQSGFLPYCEPVYQRCVTLVQKTLAQAMMYNQHPDQYEAPDKDFMIVALDLLSGLAEGLGGQVEQLVARSNIMTLLFQCMQDTMPEVRQSSFALLGDLTKACFMHVKPCIAEFMPILGTNLNPEFISVCNNATWAIGEICMQMGAEMQPYVQMVLNNLVEIINRPNTPKTLLENTGRLTSPSAIPAITIGRLGYVCPQEVAPMLQQFIRPWCTSLRNIRDNEEKDSAFRGICMMIGVNPGGVVQDFIFFCDAVASWVSPKDDLRDMFYKILHGFKDQVGEENWQQFSEQFPPLLKERLAAFYGV is encoded by the exons ATGGACTGGCAGCCAGATGAACAGGGCCTTCAGCAGGTCCTCCAGCTCCTCAAGGACTCCCAGTCCCCCAACACGGCCACTCAGCGAGTTGTCCAGGAC AAACTAAAGCAGCTAAACCAATTTCCTGACTTTAACAACTACTTGATTTTTGTCCTGACGAGATTGAAGTCAGAAG ATGAACCAACACGCTCCCTCAGTGGcctcattctgaagaacaatgtGAAGGCACATTACCAGAGCTTTCCCCCACCAGTGGCTGACTTTATAAAGCAAGAGTGTCTCAACAATATTGGTGATGCCTCCTCACTCATCCGAGCCACTATTG GTATCCTTATCACTACCATTGCTTCCAAGGGAGAGCTCCAGATGTGGCCAGAACTGCTGCCCCAATTGTGTAACCTGCTCAATTCTGAGGACTACAACACATGTGAG GGGGCCTTTGGAGCCTTACAGAAGATCTGTGAAGACTCGTCAGAGCTCTTGGACAGTGATGCGCTCAACCGGCCCTTGAACATTATGATCCCCAAATTCTTGCAGTTTTTCAAGCACTGTAGCCCCAAGATCCG GTCCCATGCCATTGCTTGTGTAAATCAGTTCATTATGGACCGGGCCCAGGCACTGATGGACAACATTGATACCTTCATTGAG CACCTGTTTGCCCTGGCGGTGGATGAGGACCCAGAGGTTCGGAAGAACGTGTGCCGGGCGCTGGTCATGCTGCTGGAAGTCCGGATCGATCGGCTCATCCCCCACATGCATAGTATCATTCAG TATATGCTGCAAAGGACTCAGGACCATGATGAAAATGTGGCCTTGGAGGCCTGCGAGTTCTGGCTGACGCTAGCAGAACAACCCATCTGCAAGGAAGTCTTGTCATCCCACCTGGTGCA gctgaTTCCTATTTTGGTGAATGGGATGAAGTACTCTGAGATAGACATCATCCTGCTCAAG GGTGATGTGGAGGAGGATGAAGCCATTCCAGACAGTGAACAAGACATCAAGCCTCGTTTCCACAAGTCTCGCACAGTGACGCTGCCTCATGAGGAGGAGCGACCTGAAGACCCTGAGGATCCtgaggaggatgatgatgatgatgatgacaccTTGTCTGACTGGAACTTGA GGAAGTGCTCAGCAGCAGCATTAGACGTCTTGGCCAATGTGTTCCGGGAGGAGCTGCTTCCTCACCTGCTGCCTTTGCTGAAGGGGCTGCTTTTCCACCCAGAGTGGGTCATCAAGGAGTCTGGGATCCTGGTCCTAGGAGCCATTGCTGAGG GCTGTATGCAAGGTATGGTTCCATACTTGCCTGAGCTCATTCCCCACCTGATCCAGTGCTTGTCGGACAAGAAGGCTTTGGTACGATCCATTGCCTGCTGGACACTGAGCCGCTATGCCCACTGGGTGGTCAGCCAGCCGCCAGACATGCATTTGAAACCTTTGATGACTGAACTGCTGAAGCGAATCCTGGATGGCAACAAGCGTGTGCAGGAGGCAGCCTGCAG TGCCTTTGCTACCCTGGAGGAGGAGGCCTGCACAGAGCTGGTCCCTTACCTGAGCTTTATCCTGGACACTCTTGTGTTCGCCTTTGGCAAGTACCAACACAAGAACCTCTTGATCCTGTATGATGCCATTGGGACCCTTGCTGACTCTGTGGGCCACCACCTCAATCAGCCA GAATACATCCAAAAGCTGATGCCCCCCCTGATCCAGAAGTGGAATGAATTGAAAGATGAAGACAAGGACCTCTTCCCATTATTAGAA TGCTTGTCATCTGTGGCTACAGCCCTGCAGAGTGGGTTCCTGCCCTACTGTGAGCCTGTGTATCAGCGCTGTGTCACGCTTGTCCAGAAGACGCTGGCCCAAGCTATG ATGTACAACCAACATCCAGACCAGTATGAGGCCCCTGACAAGGACTTCATGATTGTGGCCCTAGACCTCCTCAGTGGGCTGGCTGAAGGTTTGGGAGGCCAAGTGGAACAGCTGGTTGCCCGAAGCAACATAATGACTTTGCTTTTCCAGTGTATGCAG GACACCATGCCAGAAGTCCGTCAGAGCTCCTTTGCTCTCCTGGGAGACCTTACCAAAGCTTGCTTCATGCATGTCAAGCCCTGCATCG CTGAGTTCATGCCAATCTTGGGCACTAACCTGAATCCTGAGTTCATCTCTGTCTGCAACAATGCCACATGGGCCATTGGGGAGATTTGCATGCAGATGG GGGCCGAGATGCAGCCATATGTGCAGATGGTCCTCAACAACCTAGTGGAAATCATCAACCGTCCCAACACCCCCAAGACCCTGTTGGAGAATACAG GTCGCCTGACGAGTCCCTCTGCCATTCCAGCCATCACCATCGGCCGCCTGGGCTACGTGTGCCCACAGGAGGTGGCGCCCATGCTCCAGCAATTCATCAGGCCCTG GTGCACATCTCTCAGGAACATCcgagacaatgaggagaaggacTCAGCCTTCCGGGGCATCTGTATGATGATCGGGGTGAACCCAGGAGGGGTTGTGCAG gattttattttcttctgtgatgcTGTGGCCTCCTGGGTGAGCCCTAAGGATGACCTGCGGGACATGTTTTATAAG aTACTCCACGGCTTCAAAGATCAGGTGGGAGAAGAGAACTGGCAGCAGTTTTCAGAGCAGTTCCCACCCCTGCTGAAGGAGAGATTAGCTGCCTTCTACGGCGTCTAG